Below is a window of Poecilia reticulata strain Guanapo linkage group LG8, Guppy_female_1.0+MT, whole genome shotgun sequence DNA.
ataGAAATGTACCTTTAGGTCACCACCAGAGGGTGCTGTATACAACATTTACTCCTAAGCAGATTTCAGCAcatattttggttttgcttACAATTTTCTCAGTGATGAGTGCAGTGATGAGCTTTTTATtaatagaataataaaataccCAAACCAGGAATTCGCCAGATTTGGAATTTGCATATGAAGTGCCTTGCAGTCATATTCAGCTtaaacttgttcacattttgtctcttttcaaGAATAATTTTAGTGTGACAGACATAACAGactaacacaaagcagtgcataattgtgGAGTGGAAGAGAAAGGATTCatggttttaaattttcttttcaaaagtaaaaatgtgaaaagtgtggcatggatttatgttttatccCCTGTACCAATAAATCTTGGAACCAGCTTTTGTTAACATTACTGTTCCAGCTCTTTTTGCCTCTCTCTCCACCAGCGTGAAGTCGTCGTCATCAGCTGTGAAGTGTTGTGTGATGtttatgacattttcaaaagagGTTTGTGTGACCTTTTATATCATAGAGGCTTTGAACTCCCCCCAGCAGCGAATAAAAGAAGGGACGCGGGTCAAAATGCAAAGCCAGGAGCCCATCTGAGCAGACTGCCACACGACCTGGACAGACTTTTGCATCAGGTTAAAATATTACTCTAAGTCACCTTTTTTGCACGTAAAATAAAGGTGTCTTCAGCCTTtaggacattttgttttggcaaTATCAGGAAagatgtgcagcagcagcaacagcatcATCCAGGCCCAAAAACTGGTGGATCAACTCCAAATTGAAGCAGGCATGGAAAGATTCAAGGTATGTGTGATTTCAAATATTAAGACACATCTATAATTATTCCAGTgtgattttcaaacatttcaaagcattttctttGGTGATTAAAATAagaatgtgctttaaaaattcCCCATTATCCACATAATTTTCCCAGGTTTGTTAATATTTGAACTTCTGTTTGTCGTCTGAGCAGATCTCCCTCACAGCAGCGGATTTAGTCCAATACTGTCAGGAACACAGACGCAGCGATCCTCTGCTCACCGGCATATCGGCTTCGTCCAACCCTTTCAAAGATAAGAAGACCTGTGTGCTACTCTGACACCAGAAGATCCATGTCACAGTACAGAAAACGTAGAATGGGAGCTGCAAAGGATTAGTttagacatttatattttgCCTGTCATGTGTTTATGCCTCATctgcaaaaaatacatataatttCTGACAGAATTTTCAGGGCTTTCGATGTAAAAGTTAGTTTCAcagacatttaaacaaatataagaACAGAAGTACTTTTATTGTGCATTGTAGTTTAATTTGTTAATGcataaatacaataaacaattaaatatttgtggtttgagtttttttgaacatggaatgaataaaaattacaagATATAAATTACACAATAGTAAAAAGcaccaaaacaacagaaacatcctTGAATTAAATCTATCATATGACAAATAAGAGTGTAAGACAAAATGACTTGGAAATGAATCAGGACTCCATCAACACTGAACATCtagctttcaaaaaaaaaaaaaaaaaagagttcaggTTGAACCTTAAAAG
It encodes the following:
- the LOC103469304 gene encoding guanine nucleotide-binding protein G(I)/G(S)/G(O) subunit gamma-7-like — its product is MCSSSNSIIQAQKLVDQLQIEAGMERFKISLTAADLVQYCQEHRRSDPLLTGISASSNPFKDKKTCVLL